In Clostridia bacterium, the sequence AGGCTTCCAGGGTTGGACCGCGATGCCTAAAGGAGGTTCACCCATGTGGTGGAGCCTTGTATCAACAATAGTAATGGGAGTTGGTATAGGGGTACTTGCTCAACCACAGCTTGTCGTCAGGTTTATGACTGTCAAAAGCAACAGGGAGCTTAATAGAGCTGTTCTTTCAGGCGGTATCTTCATATTGGCTATGACAGGAATCGCATTTGTGGTAGGCGCATTATCAAATGTTCTTTTATATAAAGATATGGGGATGATTGCAATAAAAGCTGCAAAGGGTGTAAATGACAACATTATCCCAATGTTTATAAGTAAATATATTCCTGAGTGGTTTAGTGCGATATTCCTCATCTCAATGCTTGCAGCAGCAATGTCTACCCTCAGCTCACAGTTTCACGCCATGGGTACTGCAGCAGGAAGGGATTTATACGAGAAAAGCTTTGGAAGAAAGGGCAACAGCGTGATAATTACAAGGACTGGTATTCTCGTAGTAATATTCATCAGTACTGCACTGGCATGGATGGCAAGCAGCCTTCCCGTAGCAGATGGTATTATAGCAAAGTTTACCACTATGTTTTTTGAGTTGACAACAGCAGCATTTCTTCCTGTTTATATTGGTACATTGTATATCAGAAATCTTCCTAAAGCAGCGGCAATATCAGGAATGATTTCAGGTACGGTTGTGTGGTTTATATGGACCTTCTTTATCCATTCAAATGCTTCCATAATGCAGATATGCAAGCTGATATTCGGAAAAGCGCCGTTGGTGGCAGATACAGCACTTAAGGATTGGTCCATGATAGGAACCACGTTTGTAGCACTTCCGGCCTCGATTATTGTAACGCTTGCTGTATGGGCAGCTTATACAGCTCGTAAGAAATATGATTTGGATAAAAAGCACATAGCAAAGTGTTTTGAGGGGATATAGAGACTTAACACCTGGGGCTTCCAGGTGTTTTTTATTGTTTGTCAAGTAAACTAACAGTGCAATTAATTGCTTGACAAGTATAATATGGGAATATATACTAAAATTAATCTGCATTATACTATGTGTTATAGAGAAAGGAATTTGAGATGGGCTCCTGCCAAAGAAAAGAAAAAGAAAAAAGTATTAGGACAGAAGATATACTAAATGCTGCTGAAAAAGTATTCTTTTCAAAAGGCGTTGAAAATTCTACTATGGATGATATAGCAAAGGAGGCGGAGTATAGTAAAAGGACACTGTATGCGTATTTTGAAAGCAAGGAACAGCTCTATAATGCCATAATCCTCAGGGCATTCAATGTTTTGAAAGTAATATGTGATGGCGAACTGAACAAAAGCAGTGCTATGT encodes:
- a CDS encoding sodium:solute symporter family protein, which translates into the protein MSIYVGVVVFIYLVITAVLGYIGFKQTRTSQDYLVAGRKTHPLIMALSYGSTFISTSAIVGFGGLAANLGMGLLWLTFFNVFIGIFIAFIFFGKRTRKMGHTLDAHTFPELLGKRFDSRFLQGFAAAIIFIFMPIYAAGVIKGGANFVQTYLHIPYETALLGFVLIVAIYVWMGGMKGVMYTDAFQGSVMFVAMLTLLVVAYANLGGVSSAHKQLTDLYTNPDIQQDIAKSIKVGFQGWTAMPKGGSPMWWSLVSTIVMGVGIGVLAQPQLVVRFMTVKSNRELNRAVLSGGIFILAMTGIAFVVGALSNVLLYKDMGMIAIKAAKGVNDNIIPMFISKYIPEWFSAIFLISMLAAAMSTLSSQFHAMGTAAGRDLYEKSFGRKGNSVIITRTGILVVIFISTALAWMASSLPVADGIIAKFTTMFFELTTAAFLPVYIGTLYIRNLPKAAAISGMISGTVVWFIWTFFIHSNASIMQICKLIFGKAPLVADTALKDWSMIGTTFVALPASIIVTLAVWAAYTARKKYDLDKKHIAKCFEGI